CCGATGACAATTGTAGTAAAAAGAGGAGATATATTTTATGCTGATCTAAGCCCAGTTGTGGGTTCGGAACAAGGCGGAATAAGACCGGTGCTTATTATTCAGAATAATGTTGGCAATAAGTACAGTCCTACTGTAATAATAGCTGCGATTACATCTCAAATAAATAAAGCCAAACTTCCAACTCATGTTGAAATTTCTTCAGAAGAGTATGGATTAAATAAAGATTCAGTAGTTTTATTGGAACAGATTAGGACTTTAGACAAAAAACGACTCAAAGAAAAAATTGGACATATGTCTGATAAAGACATGCGAAAAGTAGATGAAGCTTTATTAATAAGCGTTGGTTTATAAAAAAAAAGAGCAGAGATGCTCTTTTTTGAGTTTTTTAGTGTAATTTTTTTAATATATTGATATAATAATTAAAAAGGATAAAAAACTAGGAGGAGTTAGAACAATGACAAAAGATATTCTTGAGCTAAAGCAAATTGCTAAGCAAATAAGAAAAGATATTGTACAAATGCTTACAGAATCAGGCTCTGGTCATCCAGGTGGATCACTTTCAATAGTAGAAATTTTAACTGCATTATACTTCAAAGAAATGAACATAAACCCTGAAGATCCTACAAATCAAGATAGAGATAGATTTGTATTATCAAAAGGACATGCAGCTCCAGTGCTATACAGCGCTCTTGCAAGAAGAGGATTCTTTAATCCAGATGAATTAATGAAATTAAGAAAATTTGGATCAATACTTCAAGGACATCCTAACATGAATTATGTTCCAGGAGTTGATATGTCAACAGGTTCATTAGGTCAAGGAATTTCTGTAGCAGTAGGAATGGCTATGGCAGGAAAGATAGACCAAAAGGACTTTAGAGTTTACTCAGTACTTGGAGATGGAGAATTAGCAGAAGGTCAAGTATGGGAAGCTGCAATGGCTGCTGCACACTACAAATTAGACAATCTAACAG
This Clostridium novyi NT DNA region includes the following protein-coding sequences:
- a CDS encoding transketolase, coding for MTKDILELKQIAKQIRKDIVQMLTESGSGHPGGSLSIVEILTALYFKEMNINPEDPTNQDRDRFVLSKGHAAPVLYSALARRGFFNPDELMKLRKFGSILQGHPNMNYVPGVDMSTGSLGQGISVAVGMAMAGKIDQKDFRVYSVLGDGELAEGQVWEAAMAAAHYKLDNLTAFVDYNGLQIDGKTKDVMGSDPIDAKFEAFGWHVININGNDIEEVIKAIEEAKNIKGKPTMIVAKTVKGKGVSFMENVASWHGTAPSKEQCEQAIKEIGGEE
- a CDS encoding type II toxin-antitoxin system PemK/MazF family toxin, which produces MTIVVKRGDIFYADLSPVVGSEQGGIRPVLIIQNNVGNKYSPTVIIAAITSQINKAKLPTHVEISSEEYGLNKDSVVLLEQIRTLDKKRLKEKIGHMSDKDMRKVDEALLISVGL